In Fibrobacter sp. UWB15, the following proteins share a genomic window:
- the ilvN gene encoding acetolactate synthase small subunit: MLKDKAHSISLLVANRPGVLVRIALVFSRRGYNIDSLVVSPTLDPNFSRMNIIAHGNPEILMQIIKQLEKLVDVVQAKDHTDTDAVEKELALIKVRCTPDQRTEILQLCDHFHANTVDMTATSMIIQITGNSQKVDTLKSLLQKFEIVEYIRTGKVIMLRGEEQT, from the coding sequence ATGTTAAAGGATAAAGCACATTCTATTAGTTTGTTAGTTGCAAACCGCCCGGGCGTGCTCGTGCGCATCGCCCTCGTGTTCTCCCGCCGTGGTTACAACATCGATTCCCTGGTGGTCTCCCCCACGCTCGACCCGAACTTTAGCCGCATGAACATCATCGCTCACGGCAATCCCGAGATCTTGATGCAGATTATCAAGCAGCTCGAAAAGCTCGTGGACGTGGTGCAGGCCAAGGACCATACCGATACCGACGCCGTGGAAAAGGAACTCGCACTCATCAAGGTGCGTTGCACTCCGGACCAGCGTACCGAAATTCTGCAGCTTTGCGACCACTTCCACGCCAACACCGTGGACATGACCGCTACTTCGATGATCATCCAGATCACCGGAAACAGCCAGAAGGTCGACACGCTCAAGAGCCTGTTGCAGAAGTTCGAAATCGTCGAATACATTCGCACGGGTAAGGTCATCATGCTCCGCGGCGAAGAACAGACGTAG
- the ilvB gene encoding biosynthetic-type acetolactate synthase large subunit encodes MANSPLSGAEVIIECLKREGIDTIFGYPGGSAIPMFDAILDSNIKVVLTRHEQGATHMADGYARQTGKVGVALVTSGPGATNTFTGIYTALMDSSPIVVLAAQTTTPNLGKDAFQECDTSGMTFAAVKHSYLVKDSNDLPRVMKEAFHIARSGRPGPVLIDLPKDVTAGPCTAPFTDKMDLPGYKIPSYASTESVEKAAEYLKKSKKPLLLVGHGAMISGASRQVKELAEKLNAPVCCTLLGLGTFPTDHELSLGMLGMHGTVYANKAVLDCDLILSIGSRWDDRITGKLDVFCKDAIKMHIDIDPAEEGKVLQPDVFMCGDAKLVLEQLLPLVGKLDTAEWVKTCQSWKKRFPLTYPKQGGLRMQHIVQTVSDLTQGKAIVTTDVGQHQMWVAQFFHTNYPRQLHSSGGAGTMGFGLPSCIGAAFGNTTGWPVVTFCGDGGFQMTEAELATAAIHKLPIKIFVMDNKYLGMVRQWQDMFYDKRYSCVDMKGNPDFVKLAEAYGILGLRIKRSADAERVIQKALEYNEGPVLIHCECEKEDNVFPMIPAGAPITSMITEQPKTQLEKPTGST; translated from the coding sequence ATGGCAAATTCTCCATTAAGTGGCGCAGAGGTGATTATTGAATGCCTCAAGCGCGAAGGAATTGATACCATTTTCGGTTATCCCGGTGGATCGGCCATCCCGATGTTCGACGCCATTCTGGATTCCAATATTAAAGTCGTGTTGACCCGCCACGAACAGGGCGCTACCCACATGGCCGACGGTTACGCTCGCCAGACCGGCAAGGTCGGCGTTGCTCTCGTCACCAGCGGCCCGGGCGCAACCAACACCTTTACCGGTATCTACACCGCCCTTATGGATTCTAGCCCGATCGTGGTTCTTGCCGCCCAGACGACTACTCCGAACTTGGGTAAGGACGCCTTCCAGGAATGCGATACAAGCGGTATGACTTTTGCAGCCGTGAAGCATTCTTACCTGGTGAAGGATTCCAACGACCTTCCGCGCGTGATGAAGGAAGCCTTCCACATCGCACGCAGCGGCCGTCCGGGCCCCGTGCTGATTGACTTGCCGAAGGACGTGACCGCAGGCCCCTGCACCGCTCCGTTCACCGACAAGATGGACCTTCCGGGTTACAAGATCCCGAGCTACGCTTCTACTGAAAGTGTCGAAAAGGCCGCCGAATACCTGAAAAAGTCCAAGAAGCCGCTTTTGCTCGTGGGCCACGGCGCCATGATTTCGGGTGCTAGCCGCCAGGTGAAGGAACTCGCCGAAAAGTTGAACGCCCCCGTGTGCTGCACTTTGCTCGGCCTTGGCACCTTCCCGACCGACCATGAACTTTCTTTGGGTATGCTCGGCATGCACGGCACCGTGTACGCCAACAAGGCCGTTCTCGATTGCGACTTGATTCTTTCGATCGGTAGCCGCTGGGACGACCGTATTACCGGTAAGCTTGACGTTTTCTGTAAGGACGCTATCAAGATGCACATCGACATCGACCCTGCCGAAGAAGGCAAGGTGTTGCAGCCGGATGTGTTCATGTGCGGCGACGCAAAGCTCGTTCTGGAACAGCTCCTGCCGCTCGTGGGTAAGCTCGACACCGCCGAATGGGTGAAGACTTGCCAGTCCTGGAAGAAGCGTTTCCCGCTGACCTACCCGAAGCAGGGCGGTCTCCGTATGCAGCACATTGTTCAGACTGTTAGCGACCTAACGCAGGGCAAGGCCATTGTCACGACTGACGTGGGCCAGCACCAGATGTGGGTGGCTCAGTTCTTCCACACCAATTATCCGCGCCAGCTCCACTCCAGTGGCGGCGCAGGCACCATGGGCTTTGGCCTCCCGTCTTGCATTGGCGCCGCTTTCGGCAACACCACCGGCTGGCCGGTGGTGACCTTCTGCGGTGACGGTGGTTTCCAGATGACCGAAGCAGAACTTGCAACAGCCGCCATCCACAAGCTCCCCATCAAGATCTTCGTGATGGACAACAAGTACCTGGGCATGGTGCGCCAGTGGCAGGACATGTTCTACGACAAGCGCTACAGCTGCGTGGACATGAAGGGCAACCCCGACTTCGTGAAGCTCGCCGAAGCCTACGGCATCCTGGGACTCCGCATCAAGCGTAGTGCCGACGCCGAACGCGTGATCCAGAAGGCTCTGGAATACAACGAAGGCCCGGTGCTCATCCACTGCGAATGCGAAAAGGAAGACAACGTGTTCCCGATGATTCCGGCCGGAGCTCCGATTACGAGCATGATTACCGAACAGCCGAAGACTCAACTTGAAAAGCCCACGGGATCGACCTAA
- a CDS encoding RidA family protein, whose protein sequence is MEQIVKKVQELGLTLPKCPAPLAAYVPATRNGDTIYVSGQLPSVNGDFSAFCGSVPTDISVEKATEGAAICLMNNVAAALSLLEENETLRLVQMQGFVQSAPGFHEQPSVLNGASELAVKIFGENGKHARTAVGVSNLPKNVAVEISCTFQVLKAEAKFNGRYGWIEG, encoded by the coding sequence ATGGAACAAATCGTTAAAAAAGTTCAAGAACTGGGATTGACGCTCCCCAAGTGCCCCGCACCGCTCGCCGCCTATGTTCCTGCCACTCGAAATGGCGACACCATTTATGTTTCGGGCCAACTGCCCTCGGTAAACGGTGATTTTTCCGCATTTTGCGGTTCTGTGCCTACTGACATTTCTGTTGAAAAAGCCACTGAAGGCGCCGCTATTTGCCTTATGAATAACGTGGCCGCAGCCCTCTCGCTGCTAGAAGAAAACGAGACCCTCCGCTTGGTCCAGATGCAGGGCTTTGTGCAGTCTGCACCGGGATTCCATGAACAGCCGAGCGTGCTGAATGGCGCCAGCGAACTTGCCGTGAAGATTTTTGGCGAAAACGGAAAGCATGCCCGTACTGCCGTAGGCGTATCGAATTTGCCCAAGAATGTGGCTGTCGAAATCAGCTGTACCTTCCAAGTTTTAAAGGCTGAAGCCAAGTTCAACGGCCGCTACGGCTGGATTGAAGGCTAA